The Denticeps clupeoides chromosome 16, fDenClu1.1, whole genome shotgun sequence DNA segment TGGATCTTCTACTGGATCAGACCTCATGGGCCAGCCTGCACTCCCCGTGCACATCGTGACCTTGCCATCAGGTCACTGAATTGATGGATCTTGACCACCAGTTTTAGAGACCAGCAATTTGAGCTATGGTGGATCTTCTACTGGATCAGACCTCATGGGCCAGCCTGCACTCCCCGTGCACATCGTGACCTTGTCACCAGGTCACTGAATTGATGGATCTTGACCACCAGTTTTAGAgatcctcttgtaagtcgctttgggataaaagcgtctgctaaataaagtaaagtagagaTGTTATTTATGCCCCATGAATGGAGAATCTGTGGAAGTAGCAAACTTTTGTATTATCTATCAATTGCTTGTCACGCGctataaagaaagaaacattcTTTCTGAAATGagatcatttgcattttattaaaaatatcagTATAAAACAAGACAAGAATACTCAAATGCAATTAGAGACCTTAAGACCTCATCATGTCAAGGCAATCTGGTAGACACACTTGAGCCTTCTTAAGCATCCAACATTAAAGTCAGATAAAAGTTATCAGTGGAAACGTTCATCTGGTTTTAGACTGTGTGTATGAAACATCAATGGAAGCAGGATTAGATGGTTTGAGATGCTTAACTGCTTCGCCCATCCACCGTCATGTTCTCTTCAGAGTTCCTCCGTCAGGGTCAGGTAGGAATCCATGCTGGCACTTTCCGCCAGCGAGTCTTCTCATGACTGCTTCATGAGGGAGCTCCTTCATAGCTGGCGTGCTCGGGCAAAGGCTTCGCGCAGCCACTGGGAATCCTGATACAGTCTGGGGTCGCCCAGGTATTCGGCGGTGCGCTTGTAGAAGTAGTAGTACAACACTGCAGCTGCACACAGAACAGAGGCGCTAAGTGGCGCGGCGTGAGGCCCGCCAGTCCCAGCGGCCCGTCAGACGTGCCCAGGACGGGCGTGACAGCAGCAAAGAGAATAAAGGCAGTGACAACAAACACAATTAATCCTCTCGCTATCCAATTAACCGCTCAGAGGAAGGAAAATCACACCCATCTGGCCCTCTGCTGGGGCTCAACCAGCTTCTGCTTTACCGGGGAAATGAATGTGCAATCTGGGATGGATTTTTCACTTTTGATTAAAAATGTTCCACGTACGCTCCAGAGTGCGTAAGAAATGTAATTCGTATAAGGTTCCTTACGCCACACACAGATGCACGTATGTACTATTTGGCAGAATTTCTCAAACTGGCTTGTCCTGGTACCAGACATGCCAGGCCTTGGGGCTGCATGGTGCTGCATAAAGGACGCCCCACTGAAAGTCCTCTTCTCCCCACACATTTCCTCTTTTTAAGGCCTGGAAATTGCGTCTGGCCAGGTTTTTACAATTCTCCGGGCTTTTGATCTGCTGAAACATATGTCAGGTCACGCCTGTTCACTGCGACTCGCACTAGTGGATTGGTCGTAATTCAAATATCGATTATAATAAATTAGTGCCTCAAAATATTGAACTGAATAAAACATTGATCTATGTACAGTATATGTCTAAATTTTTAGTGTGTACAGCATGTGTGTACAGCATGTATATTTCagcaattttttaaattcagagcACATCAACAAAATGAGATTTAAACAAATTCCTTACTCAGTCGCTGAATCACAAACAATACTTGGAGTCCATCTGTCCAGATGTAGTGATCAGAGTTCAACCAGCGCAGGTTCTGTACAAAGACAGAGCTTTAAAAGCAGGCACAACACTACTGTGGCTACCGTGGTTACGTTGTTTTGGAATCCATGCACATACATGTGAATTACGGTCAACCCCTGTAGAAAAGTTCTGTCTTCTAACTGAACAGTCTGTTGTGCAATTTCATAACTCTACGTTCAGGGAcataattatcattatttatcatCCTATTTTGAGGCTCACCTAAATTATGTGATTAATATTGAACTCCCAAAATGAACCCATGAATCATTCAGTTCATAAATCAATGCAATTATGGTGtcaatgaaaagtaaaaataatttatataccTTCACCCCCATCCCCACTCCCACTGCCACTCAATTATTCCTTTAGAAATAAAGAAACTTTGTGTAAGGGCGTGTCAAGCACTGCCTAAACCCCACGTAGACGGTACCATGATCCAGGCGTGTAGAGAGATGCTGACGAACAGGTAGAGGACGGAGAGCAGGATCAGAGTCCTGAAGCGCTCCAGCAGCAGGGACAGCAGCCCCACCTGGAACACGTACGTGCTGAACAGCATGAGCAGGAAGATGAACAAGTTGAACAGAGTGCCGATGTCCTGGATACTGAGGAAGACGGGTGAGGAAGGAAAAATAAACCTGAAATCTCATCAAGCAAGACatgtaatgaaattaaatgaaatatttataacaGCTTGACTagataaagttattttttcctcaCACATACAAATCTACAACTTAAGTTtaagatattttttatatattcacaCATAATAACATTACAACggtatatttaatattcatattcaagcttcatttgtttatattttaagaCACATTGTTGCCACACTCACATAAATAGGACAAGCTGGATAACCGGCGAAGCCCTCAGCAGCTCACTGAATGAGTTGAcgaaaaggtcaaaggtcagcagcATCAGCTGTATCAGCAGCACAATGGAGTAGTTGTTGGTTTGAAGCATCTCCTGGCCAAACTTTGGTTGGGGTGCCTTATGCAAGAGCCCCCTGTGGTCACTGCTGACCTCCAATCAGAAggatcatatcatatcatatcatataatATCAGAGCACGTCTGAGGAGGTGGCCGTGTGAGAGTTATGCTAATGAAAGTCTGTCTCTGGAGTTCAGGGCTTCGGTGTGCAAGAACCTTCAGCGGACCCAGCTTGACCTACAGATAAACTGTGAatcaatgacagaaaaaaaatagatgGTGGGCTCTGTCAAGGCTGTCTTATTATTTTGTCCCCTTGGAATAAATGGCAGTCTAAAGGCCAGACCACGTTCTGTCAATAAAAAGCCCGTCTCCATCCAGACACGTGGGTCCCGCTGTGTCGGTGGCTTTTTTTGGTTAGCATGTTAGCGGCCTCTCCATCTCAACGCTTATCTGGCTGTGACGGTGGGGGAGTTGGGACCCTTGTTCGTGCGGATAATCTTCTACCCGCAAATTATCTCATTTGTCTAAAGCGAATCCATGTGCCGTCAGTGTCGAGTGCTGAATCTGTCAAAACAGAGAAAGATGGGTTATAAATGATGCAAATCCATGGATGAGGGGTGAGTCAGCTGCTCACACACTGCATCTAAATCAGGTGCATTTTTCTCCGGCACACTGAGGCATCAGAGGACAACAAGCCTGGACTGCATCCGATCCAGCATCTCGGAAGAAAACATGACTCTGAAATGCCAAATTATTTTTGGCTGGAAACAAACATCTCTTGTCTTTTGGCTTAGAACtaacagatgaaagtgaaaaagaaaagtctcAGTTATTACCCAAACTGGGGTATAAACTCTTACCTGCTGGTAAATAAATTGCAGCGAAGGGCTTGTAAACCTCATCTCTTGTCGGTACGGTTAGAAGGGCCTAATCTAAAGTGGACTGGGGTAATAAGATGTAACTTGCCATCAGCGCACAGGATCTAACCTGATCGTGCACTCTGCCGCACACCTCGACAGCAGCCTCATCAGCGGGAAGCCTACCAGAGCTGACCTTCTCCCCTCTGGGACTGTTGTCTGGGCTCGGTGGCAGCTTTCGTCCCCGTCACCCTGTTGAGCCCCTTTCACTCACACCCTGTGGATTAAAGCGCGGTAATCCCGCACAACGGGCCTGTGCCAGGAGAAACGTTCGGTCCAACGCGGACACTTAGGCCGCAGCCGACCGGGGATTACTTGCTGATAAAGGCCGGGGTAGAATGGGTTGGCCCTCGGATACACTAAGCTCTGCCCGTTTTATCGCCACTGCATCGGCTCGTGGACAAATTTTGCTGAAAACGTTCAGCCTTCGCTGTCTGGTTTTTGACCTACAGTTTCACATTTTAAGGCGAGACCAGCACCGATGACAATCTCATCCCCTGAAAACGGATGAGGAAGTAAAACGCTTCAGTGGGTTAATATGCTTGAGGTCAGAGGGGTCAATCTGGGCAGTAAGGCTGTTCCAACTCACTCAAATAGAGCAGTCGGGATTCTGAGAACTGTAATGATGTGTTTTAACTTCAAAGGTAAcattaatcagagcaaaaagATGAACCGATTATCTAAATAATGACTCTTTATGCTAATTATGCCTCATTCATTAAAAGTTATTCAACTGTGATTATGCAACTTGATCAGAAGAATTTCATGTGCTCAGGTACCACTACTACGCCAAAGACACTAAGGATCTTGTGTCCTTTTAATTATTCCTTTTTCATAGTTAAAAAATGTGCCAGAAGAACACCCTCTTCTCCTGGCACCTGATGCAATCCAGCAGTAGCAATAATTGAgataaaacagcacattttttCCTTTGATATGCATGAACCCGGGCTGCTTCACATGCATCAGAACATTGCTTGTGACTTCAAACAGACTCTCCGGGGCCAGGGCATAAGCGCTGGGGAATGGCTCTACACCTAAAGATTTACCACGTGTCAAACTTTCCAGTTTTCCAACAACCCCGCGGAACGCTTCTTTTACCCAGTAGACGTCCACATGCAAACAAGAAACTAGTTCAGGCACTTACCTTGATTTAGATCCATCGTTTGCCCTCAGTTATTCTTCTCACTTACAGCAGTGCCATGCCACCAGAAAACAAATTACCATTTTGAACCAGCCAATAACACCAGCCTTAACATGCTGGTCTCCAGGCGGCAGCGAGCAGCTGACGGGTAGTTACACCACATCCTTCCAAGGAGCTAAATCCAAGAAACTTGTTTACAAGCCAGATAATCTCCTTAGGAAACGCCCTGCAAGATGCATGATAACTGAAGCGGCAGCGGCGGTGTGCTGCGCCACAGAAAGATACCGGTGTTAAAACCTCAACTATCATGCCGCTGCCACGCTGTATATGAATCCTACGTCAACCAAAGGGACAAAATTATCCAGTTTTATTCAGAAAACTACAGCATGCCTCATTTAATACAACTTATATATGTACAGACCTGTAGCAATGTCAACTTACCAATGCACATAGGGCAGATAAACAAATGCCACCGTCACATGAGCAATAAAACAATACGTAATAATAAATCTGTGCTGCGCATTCTTTTGTAGAGATGGAAACAGTACCGTGGGACCAGATTTTTGACATTCAGATTCAAATGAGTTGCTAGATGCACATTTACATATGCTAATATGGGATTCCtcttgagggaaaaaaaatacagatttacAGTGAAAGCATCCAAATATGtgcaaaaagcttttttttaattgtactctttttacattcaatataaatacacattCTTGTTCAAACTCTGGTTTTGGAGATACTAGTGAATGATTACACAAAGCTTTCtaacatttgaacatttattcAACTAGTTAAGCTAGATCATTTGGGTAATGTATGTGTGCAAAATTGAGCCACAAGAAACAATGCAGGACAATGGCCGACCATCATGCAGTACGACATCTCTCCACTAGTCTGCGCTATTTCCACTTTCTGAGCCCATCATGATTTCCCCCTTTCGCGTCTCCACAAATGCATCTCAGGTTTACGTCCATCCGGCAATGCAGATCTGAAATAAGGCCTTGGTGTATCACTTCATCCCAACCCATCCCACTCCATCCCAGTCATCTTCAGTTTCACTCCTTGTATATTCTTATCTTTTTCTGTCTGTTCAGCCCGAATACCCCAATACAGGATTTCTGTGTTGGATGTCTAGTCACTGTTACAGAAAGcgctgaaaaaaaagttgtacaAGTATTTGCTTGCTTTA contains these protein-coding regions:
- the LOC114765953 gene encoding transmembrane protein 138-like, with translation MLQTNNYSIVLLIQLMLLTFDLFVNSFSELLRASPVIQLVLFIIQDIGTLFNLFIFLLMLFSTYVFQVGLLSLLLERFRTLILLSVLYLFVSISLHAWIMNLRWLNSDHYIWTDGLQVLFVIQRLTAVLYYYFYKRTAEYLGDPRLYQDSQWLREAFARARQL